TGAGAGAAATCGAGCCCGAGCAACCGCAGCCCCCCGGTTTCCTGATGTATCCTCCTCAGCATATGAAAGATATATCAAGTTATTCTCCTTGTAATGAGGATGAAGAATTACATCACCCAAACCACCCTGTCCACCATAGGCCACCTTGGGTACGCCCTCAATCGGTATCTTGGAACGATCATCCATACGAAAGAGGACCAAGGTTCCTGATTTTTCAGTTACCAAGAGGTTCCCAGCCGGGAGAAAGGTCATGGCCCAAGGCTCATTGAACGTCCCAAAACTCTCTGCTATGAGATTGGAGCCTGCATTGCCTTTAATCGGCTTATCAAGCGTCTTGCGAACGGGATCAGAGCAGGCACTGCTGGCAAGCAGAAGCAACAACAACGGGAAAATTTTCTTTACAATCAACATGGCGTTTACTCCTTAGGGCTGTCTTCATCAAGCAAATCCTCTTCCTGGGTGGCCTTGCGCTCGTCCTCCACCTTTTCCTGAAGATGCTGTTCAGGGCGCACATCCATTGCATCAATATCATCAACAGGTGTAATTCGTTCCCTGCGGACAGGTTGCTCCTTCTCCGGTTCCTTCTCCGGCTCAGCCTCCGGCTTTGCTGTTGATTCTGATTTCGATTCTGAAAAAGGCAACCTGCTCTCTTCAAAAAGCAGGTTATACCTCGGCACGGGGAGCGAAAAGCCTTGCTCTTCAAGGGCCTCCCTCGCCTTTTGCATGGCATAACTCCTTGCCTTGAGAAAGTCGGTTTCCGTCTGGTTGATCCAGGCCATAAAACGAATAACGATATTGGCATCCCCCATCAGCTCAACAAAGGAACCCGGCGGGGGAGTCTCCAGGATAAAAGGCAGGCTCGCAATGGCCTCAACACCGGCCTCGGTGGCGGCAACCGGATCATCGTTCACGCCTATGCCCAGGGTGAAATCAAAGCGACGCTCGGGATTGGTGGTGTAATTGAGAATAGTGGCCTTAAACACCACCGCGTTGGGTATCCGTAAATGATTACCGTCCACCGTCATCAGGATAGTGGCCCTGGAGGTCAGGCGAATAACCACGCCCTGGTGCTCGTTGATTGAGACAAAATCCCTGGGACGAAAGGGCTGGCGAAGACTGAGCATGATACTGGCGATATAATTCTCAATGGTATCTTTGACAGCAAAACCCACAGCAAAACCAACCACCCCGGCCCCGCCCAGCAAGGTGCCGATCATCCGGCTGGCACCCAGCAGATTCATGGCTGCCAGTATGGCCCCGCCAATGGCAATGATGCGGATAATCTGGGCCAGGATTTCTGCAAGGAATTGATTGGGGGTAATTTTCTCCCAGAGCAGGGAGAATCGGGCGAGGAGAAAACCGGTCAAGAGGATCAACCCGGAAATGCCCAGGGCGGTCAGGATGAGAGGCAGTGATTTGACAAAACGGTTGGCCTTGTCCGCATACTCGGCAGCCCTGGGCTTGAGATTCTCCTGAAGATTCAGGGTACGCTCAATATGATCCTGCACGATCACAACACCGGCAAGGCGGTTGGTCAGATGCCGGGCACGCTGGGCTGACTCCTCGTTGGCAACCGGCCCGGAAAGCACCACCACCCCTTCTGAAACCGTCACGACGACCTTTTCCAGGCCGGGAATCTCGGCAAAGATGCCCTCGGCCCGCTGCTTGATCTTTGCATCATCACTCTTTTTACTGACCGTCTCAATAACGGCAGAGGTTTCCTTGATCTCCTCGGCATCGGGCAGGCCTTCCTCGGCTGCTGCGGAAGAGAGGCTTCCTGCAAGAAGGAAAAGGAGCAAAAAATATCGTAGAAAACAGCGGGGAATGGTCGTCGATGCCTTTTTTTTCTTTCTTTTATATGGATACATAATAATGATTAATTCGGATTGTAATCATAACCCGTTAAGTCTTCATCAAGGGTCCAAATGTATACTCGTTGCCCGGAGTGAATCTTCTGCATCATCCTTTGCCATAATTTTTCAGGTTTCCTCAGTTACGTTATCATGTGAACAGATAATGCGGAGCTTCGAAGCCGCCGAGCGAGAGGACTGTCACGTAGCGACAGCGGTCTTGTAAAAAGCGGTACAAACACGTCATGCCGCACGTACATCCTTAATATTTTACGTTTTTCATCATAAAGATTCACGTTCACATCGTTCCGATTTGAATGTAAATCGGGATGATTTACATTTCAATCGACCCGATTTAAACTTAAATTGGCCTGATTGACATTTAAATCGATCCAATTCAAACTTAAATTGCCCTGATTGACATTTAAATCAATCCAATTCAAACTTAAATTGGAGTGATTTAAACTTAAATTGGAGTGATTTAAACTTGAATTGCCTTGATTGAAGTTTAAAATGAACCGATTTCAATTGGAATTGCCCTGATGTCAATTGACATTGGACTATTTTCGATTGGAATCGCCTTGATTCCGGTTTGAAATGGAGTGATTCAAATTGACATCGTGTTGATTCCGGTTGACTTTGGGGTGATGTAAACGGCACACAAGCGTTAACCGTCTTGCTTCAATCGACGCTGCATCGCCATTTTGCTGATCTCCTCAACGGACTTATCGTTCCATAGGTCTCGCTGCCATTCGGTATAGTCGAACGGTTTACGCAAAATCAGCGTAATGAATTTTTCAGCATGGACTTCTCCCAGAGCATTGACAAGTACCTGCATCCCCTTCATTCGTATTTCAGTGTCAGTCATTGCACTCATCAATCCTACACAAAATCAGGGGCAATAAGGCTGACGATAAGCTCAACGATTCGTAACGGAGCGGCGCGAATCCGCCGGAGCGACCGGTTTAACGCCTTTCACATATTTTTCGCCGGCGATCTTGATCAACAATCTCAATGCTTCATTGACTGATTCATTATCTTTAAAAACTTCAGCCACATCAGGTTCCAATAAAATCAGGTTGATTCCTTCTTTGTATTTTAATGCGTATTTACCTCTCACGCCGTTTTTTAACTTCGATAAATCATATTCAGGACGAAGGTCATCTTCCATTTCATTATATTCATTGTTCATATTGTTTCCTCTCTTTCCGTGTCAGTTTTCTGGCACTGATGATTCGTATCTTATCGTTTCTATAGGTATGGGAAACTATAAGTACATTCCCATGTGATGACAGGCCGATAATGAAGAACCGATCTTCATCATACGAGTGATCAGGGTCGTTGTATGTCATAGACAATGAATCTGAAAAAACTGTCGCTGCTTCAATAAATGAAACACCGTGCTTTTTAAGATTTTTTTGAGCCTTTAATGGATTCCATTCAAATTCTAACGACATAACAGCAATTTTACATCCTAATCAGTCCAAGGACTACAGGTATCTAAATTTCAACCAGAATTTCACCACTGTCCGCAGTTATACTCTCATTTGTCCAATCCACACAAAATCAGGGAAATCGTAAGCAACGGGGGATTTACGCTCGCTTCCAGGGGATTTATTTCTGCACAAGGTGCGACGGAAGCTGTTCCTTAGTGGCAGAATTAAGGGTTAGCTCTTGATTCGGGAAATTGCAAGGGAAAAGAGCATGTTTTTTCTTTCCGTTATTCTCAGATAGAGAAGCCACCATCAAAATATTGAATTTGCTATAAACATTCCTTTTCAACTCATTTGATCAGTCCCCCTTTTTTCCGAGACCAAACTATCCTTCCTCAACTACTTTCTTCTTGACTTATCAAGTTTATTTACATTCAATTAACAATAGTTATCCAATAAAAAATATCAAGGAGGGCAGAGCAAATGAAACTAAGAGTGATAGCACAAGTATTATTTTTGTTTTTATTATCTGGTTGTGCTGTTCAAGTTGCTCCAACTTTGACTGAAATTGAGCGTTACCCATTTTATAAGCCTCCTATCAAAACAGTGGTTGATCTTAGAGCGATGATCCAGACTCAACAAAGCTCTATCATGGAGGGAATGAAAAAAGCTGGTACCCCAGAAGTGTTTGGCGCACTTATGCAGCAATTTCCTCATGCCAGAATATCTATAGTCGAATACCAACCCGGACAAACTTTTCGCTGGATACTATATAGGTCGAATGAGGATGGAGAAGTTAAAGCCGTAATGAATAGCACCTGGGATGGAAATACGCCTTTAAAAAGTTATGAGTTTTTTATTGATTCCAATGACAAGAGGTATATTTTTACAGTCCCTCACTCCAGCGGCAATTTGGCCCTGAAAGAGGTGGTGCGCATTGTTGTGAAAACTGTTCCTGGGCCAGAAAGGATTGTAGAAAAAATTGTCGAGGTTCCTGGGCCACAAAGAATTGTCGAGGTTCCTGGGCCAGAAAGGATTGTTGAAAAAATTGTCGAGGTTCCCGTCCCTGCAGAGTATAGCAGTCGGATTGTTGAGAAGCTTGTTGAAAAAAAGGATATCTCATTAGAATACAATGTAAAGTCAAAAGTAGAAGATAACTTTATCTGTTTGGATTTTTCAATACTTGAAAATTATTATTGTGAAGGTGATCAGTGTCTAAGCGAAGAAGTCGTGAATGAAGTCAAGGAACTTGTCGAAAATGATGATAACATGTTGGTTTATCCTTTATTTGACCGAGATACTTTTAGAATACCCAAGACAAGAGAACTAAATAAAACTACTCAAGAGTTCCGAAAATTTTGTAACTCACCGATACCATACACTGAAAGTCAAGGAGACTATTGGACGACATTGAAAAAATGCGATGATAGTATAGAAGGCTATGCCTGTACAAACGATAAAGTTTTTTTAGAATATATTGGAAGAGAAGAAGACAATAAAGATATTTATTTTAATTTTCTGCTTTTCAACAAAAACAACCACTTTATTGACGCAATCAATATAAATTTATCTATAAATATATATGGAGGCAAGATCACTGTTAATGATATTAAATACAATAAAATGGCAAATGTTTCAACTGTTAGAGAAAACAAAAGCCTTAAATATACAATAATTGTTCTTGATGATGGAAGAAAAATGATTTATGCAGTTATGAATAAAAAAGACAATAACAAAATAGAATTTATTTCATGGGATGGGAAATCAGAGAAAATTAAAACAATATTTGAATCTAATCTTGATCATGTTTTCCTGAATAAGGATAATTTTACCGATTTTAGTTTTCAACTAAAAAATTCCATCTACGATAAATATATTGTTGAAAATAATATATTTGCCGATATTCTCTGCAACGAAATACCTTCTAAGAGTATTGAAGTTGTATACCCAGACAGAAAGAAAAGTAATATCAGACCGATACCTATCGAGTATCTGCCGTTAACAACAGGGGACAAGAAAATTGTAGGAGATTGCTATATAGTTTCACATAGGCCGACAATTGGGTATCCTCCTGGAGGAAAGATTGATCGTATTGATATATTTATGGATAATGAGAGTAAACATGCTGATGAAGTCGTAATAAATGTTGCTAAAAAGTTTGAAGAATATTTGGCTGATACAGGAACGATTGATCAGTTAACTATATGGGAGGAAAAATGCCCACCCCTTGCCGGTGGTGATCTTGATTGCTCTTCTTCAGCTAAACAGCTGAAGATGTCGCCTCAACAGCCCTACGAAGTGTATTGGCACAAGAAAATACCAGATAGAGAAAAAGCCTCTTTTCCGAACTCATTGTTGATTTTTATTGGCCATTACGGTGAAGGTGCGTTTCACTTTAACAAGGAGCGAACCTTTAATTTTAATGGCTCGTTGGGAAGAATGACATCTCCGAATTATCTTTTGAATGTTTGCGGAAAACCGGCATCAGCTTCATTCGATAAAAATATTTCGGCTGAATTCAACAACCTGATATACGCTTATAAAGAAATCAGTTCCCAAGAGGCTGCAACTAGCACATTTTGTGCTGTTGATAGATATATGGCTATACCTCGTGGTCAAGAAAATTGCATATCAATGAGCAGGTGGATGAGAGAAGTAAGGACGTGCATGAAAGAAAGGTTACAAAGTGAAGTTCCTAGTGATTTGGCATTTCATCTTGTTGGAAACATGGAGGAGAAAGTATGCAGAAATTAAGAGGGTTATTTGTTATTTTGTTTTCTTTTGTAATGAGTTGCGTTCCGTTATTAAGTCAAGCTGATCAAGCTGGTCAATGCGAAATACGGAACGGTAGTGTTCAGATCTATATAAGTGACAGTCACATAGGAACTGGCGGGCGATGTGAGGGCCAAGGTTGCAGAGACGGCTGGCATAACATGGAGGATTTCAGATGGCACGAAGATTTCCGGCAGTTTATCAGCTTTCTCGAAGGTAAAATCAGCAAGCCAATTGACTTGGTTATGGTCGGAGATTCTTTTGAGCTGTGGCAGGACATGGCAGGTATTCCCTGTAAAGATGATGGTCAACGCTCTAATTTCGGATGTAATGTCGAACAGGCCAAGAAGCGTGTTGAGAAGGTGGGGGAAAAGCATGGAGAAATTTTTAAAATTTTATCTGATTTTGTCGGGCCTGACAAAGATAATAAAATAATCATGCTGCCTGGAAATCATGATGCTGCCTTAGCCATGAATTCCGTGGCAGATACAGTGAAAGATCAGTTTACAGAAGCCTCACGCGACAATGTATGTGTTGACGAGGACGGGATGATATTTGCGAATGGCATTTTTGTAGAACACGGTCATCAGCTGGAAGGAGACATGAATCGGTATGATGAACCTCTCAATGGAACCATTGAATGTATAAATAGTGCAGGAAAGGCTGTAAACTGCAATGATAACGATGCATTTGTCCGAAGATCCTGGGGGGAAAATTTCGTTCAGAATTATTTTAATAAGTATGAGGATCTATTCCCTGTCATAGATAATTATGCCACTGAAGGAGCTGGAGTACCGGACGGAGTACAGAGAGGATTCAAGGCATCATCATTATCGAAAAAATCTTCCGCTGTTTTAGGGTTTCTTTCTTTTCTCTTCACCAAACAAACATTAGCCCATCTTGGAGATGTACTTACCGCAGATCAAGAAGGGGTAACAGCGATCTGTCGAGATGAGAATGATAAAAAGTGCATAGATTTAAAAACAATGAGTGAGTGGCCCATAAATCATAAAATATTCTCTCAGTTACCTGATGAAGATAAGCGGAAAAAGACTCTTGAACTTATTTTTGATACTGAGAATAATCCAGATGCAAAACTGAAGGATATATATGCACAGTACGCTCCTGAAGATGCATCCAAACTTGATACTCTGCTTATTGCGACCTGCTTGTACTGGGCGGAAGAAAATGGGGATGTAAGATGCGCTTATGATAAGGAGACATTAGGAACAAGTGGTACAAAAATTAAACAATGGATTAAAGGTGTAATTGATTCTGACTACGATAAAGTAGTGGACCATATTAACCATAGAGAAAAACAATTCGACAAGGATTTTAAGTATTTTATCTATGGGCACACTCATTTTGCCGAGCAAGAAGAGAAAAGCGGTAAAACGATACTTAACACCGGGGCTTGGCAACGAGTAACAGACCCTGATGGTATTAAAGATATAATTAAGAATAAATGTGAGGGGCTTAGTGAAAAGGATTGTTTTAAAACAATGACTCCTGACAAACTTACCCCCTGTTACAGCTTTGCTGCCAGCGAGCTAGGAAGCTACACTGCTCCTACATTATTCTGGTGGGCTTTGGTCCCTGGGAGCAATAATAAATTATGGTGGTTTAAAGATGGCAACCAGCCCTCCAGTTGTAAGTTTCAACGGTGAGATAAAAAACTAGAACTTGGTTGTTACAGTCAACTCTCCCTGCACTCTGCCCCAAACAGGCGGGGTGCAGTTTCTTCTTCGTAAGAAATATTCTATTTCTAAAAGGTTGCTTGCTCACAACCATTCTGCAATTTTGTTCACCAGGAGATTATTATGAAAGACAGAACAATTGACCGCAGCCAATTTGACGGGACGACAAGCAGATATACCGACAACAACAGCCTGCACATGATGAAGTTGTCTTATGCTGTCTATGCCGGAACGGTGGATATTATAGGAGCCGAAGAAGACTGGAGCATCACAGAAAAGCTGATAAAGAACGCTGGTTATCAGATGGAGCGTTTTGAGAGCCGGGAAGGTGTATACGAGCCTAACGCCATGATCGTTTGGGACGATGAGAATGTCTTCCTCGTCTTCAGAGGCACTGAACCGACATCCTGGAACCAGTGGGCCACCGACGCAAAAATCCTAAGACGGCCTTTTTGTATAGGAAAGATCCATCGGGGATTCAGAAATTCTGTCGAACTCATTTGGCCTGACATTATGACCTGCTTGAAAGATGTCTATATCGCAAAGAAAAAACGTCTTTTTATAACAGGTCACAGCCTTGGTGCCGGTATGTCTCAGGTGGGTGCGTCCAAGCTGGAATTCGAAGAAGGACTGCATCCTACGGCGATTTATAATTTTGGCTGCCCAAGAGCCTTTAATTTTAAGGGCGCTGATCTTTACAATCAACGATTAGGCTCCCGTACCTATCGTATAGTTAATAATAATGATATCGTTTGCAATCTACCGTTTGAAGGAATAGGCTACAGCCATGTCGGTCAATTTAAATACATCACTGCCGAGGGTAAGCTGCATGACGACCCCAGTTATTGGTGGCTTCTGCTTGATGGTGTATGGGGAAGGATTGAGTCCCTCAGTGACCTGGATATCATGGATGGTCTCACTGATCATCTTCCGCAAAGCTACACGGAAAAATTGGAAATGTTGTCAAGATAAGCATA
This genomic interval from Candidatus Electrothrix rattekaaiensis contains the following:
- a CDS encoding mechanosensitive ion channel family protein, producing the protein MYPYKRKKKKASTTIPRCFLRYFLLLFLLAGSLSSAAAEEGLPDAEEIKETSAVIETVSKKSDDAKIKQRAEGIFAEIPGLEKVVVTVSEGVVVLSGPVANEESAQRARHLTNRLAGVVIVQDHIERTLNLQENLKPRAAEYADKANRFVKSLPLILTALGISGLILLTGFLLARFSLLWEKITPNQFLAEILAQIIRIIAIGGAILAAMNLLGASRMIGTLLGGAGVVGFAVGFAVKDTIENYIASIMLSLRQPFRPRDFVSINEHQGVVIRLTSRATILMTVDGNHLRIPNAVVFKATILNYTTNPERRFDFTLGIGVNDDPVAATEAGVEAIASLPFILETPPPGSFVELMGDANIVIRFMAWINQTETDFLKARSYAMQKAREALEEQGFSLPVPRYNLLFEESRLPFSESKSESTAKPEAEPEKEPEKEQPVRRERITPVDDIDAMDVRPEQHLQEKVEDERKATQEEDLLDEDSPKE
- a CDS encoding lipase family protein translates to MKDRTIDRSQFDGTTSRYTDNNSLHMMKLSYAVYAGTVDIIGAEEDWSITEKLIKNAGYQMERFESREGVYEPNAMIVWDDENVFLVFRGTEPTSWNQWATDAKILRRPFCIGKIHRGFRNSVELIWPDIMTCLKDVYIAKKKRLFITGHSLGAGMSQVGASKLEFEEGLHPTAIYNFGCPRAFNFKGADLYNQRLGSRTYRIVNNNDIVCNLPFEGIGYSHVGQFKYITAEGKLHDDPSYWWLLLDGVWGRIESLSDLDIMDGLTDHLPQSYTEKLEMLSR